In Fusarium falciforme chromosome 9, complete sequence, the sequence TTCAGCCTGACCTTCAAAATCAGCCAACCTGCATGGCGCTATTAAATGACGTTTTGGTCTGAAAATCGGTGTGGCTATGCACTGCGCAGCGATCATGCAGAGGACCAGGGGTCCTCAAAGTGTATTAATTCAATGAGCTCCTTGAACATGGATCATTTTGGTTCGCGGATAGGTAGATAGGAACTCAAAGTGGTCGCTTCTAACGCCCTGATTGTGTGGGCGATGCTCTAGGCCCATGAGTGAAGAGTGCATGCAAACTTGGGCTTTCACCCCGTCGCACACTGACAAGAAGTGAAAGAAATGATGAGCGACTcgttttaaatatttttagagTAAAATAGTTGAGATGGCAAACAGAAACGAGACGATTCCGCTATTTATCAGAGTGTCTTAGAATGTTGCAATCTCGGCGTGGAATTGCGACATCCAGATGGACAGTCACATTGGTCAGCTTACAACTAAGATAGTAATTCCATagttactttattatatcccaAGTTCATACATGAAGCTATGTCCGCACTATGTATAGGTAAGTGGTACTCCATATATCAAGTCAAAGACCACCCGTCTTGTCGCTTTCACTCAATAATGTACATCGGATCAGCTTCCGATCTCGTGTTGGAGCTTCGGTCGCCGAATCTCGGACTGACTCAATAAGCCTGTCTCACCTTGAAAGAAATACATAACTCAACTATAATGAACGCTGCCGTAAAAAGTCTAGAACTCTTCGCCAAAGCCGGCATCGGACTGTGTGGCTGTTCTCGAAAACTTAGATGCCAAGTTCTTTCGGTGCGGTCGGTGGTGGTTCATAATTTGACCGACTTGTCGTTATCGCCCAAGTGCCTCCTTCCTGGCTGATTGGACAGAACTCGATAGGCAGAACGGGGCTTTTGACGGCTTGGGGCGGCAATGACAAACAAAATGGGGTTGTGGCGGCTATCGGTCACCGGTAGCCATCTATATCAACCTGCATTTGAGTTGATTAGCCGCTTGCTTGAATGGTTCGATAACTCTTTCATCTAACACGACTTTTTGTAATCAGCTACAATGACTCTTTCGAACCGCGCgctcgaggctgaggagggcaGCAAGGACATGGTCATCTGGGATGTCATCACCAACCTGTGGGATCAGTCTAACCCCGACGGTATTGTTAGTCTCGGCGTTGCGGAGAATACCCTGATGCACGACGTCCTCAAGAAGCACATCCACGGTAACATCGCCTTGTCCAATCTGGCATTTACCTACGGAGACGGTACGACGGGGACAAAGAGGGCCAAGCAGGCTGTCGCGCGGTTCTTGACGAGGCAGTTGAAGCCGTTCCGGGCTATCGAACCGGCGCATATTTCCATGACGAATGGATGCAGTGCTGCTATCGAGCATCTTTCCTGGGCGATTGCGGATCCTGGAGATGCCATACTTCTCGGACAGCCATACTACGGCACTTTTATCCCCGATCTGACCTGCCGCTTCGGGGCCAAACTTCTCCCCGTTCCCTTCAACGAAGTCGACCCTCTCGGAGAAGATGCCGTGGCCAAGTACGAAGAGGTCATTGTCGACGCTCAGAAGAAGGGTCTCAAAGTTAAAGGTCTCGTCATCAGCCACCCTCATAACCCATTGGGTCGCTGCTACTCTCGCAGCGCCCTTATCGGGCTTATGAAGTTGTGCCAAAAGTATCAGGTTCACTTCATCAGCGACGAGATTTATGCCTTGTCTACATGGCCCAATACTGTCGACACGAACCCTCCTCCTGTGCCTTTCGAGTCAGCCCTTACTATTGACACCACCGGAGTTATCGACCCGAGTCTCGTGCATGTTCTCTGGGGCATGTCCAAGGACTTTGGTGCTAACGGCATCCGCGTCGGAGCACTTATTTCTCAGGCAAACCCGTCCTTGCACACTGCCCTCGTGGCCGTTGGTCTCTACAGTTCGATATCTTCCATATCAGACCACGTCACGATCAATCTCTTGGAAGATGACGCTTTTGTCGAGTCGTACATGGCCGAGAACCGCAAGAAGCTAGCAACTCAATACGAAAGGGCTGTTTCATGGGCTAAAAAGAACGACATTACCTACGCCCCAGGTGTCAACgcggccttcttcctctgggTCGACCTGGGCAAGGCATATAAAGCCCGACACACTGTGGGGGAAAAGGAGGATGT encodes:
- a CDS encoding Aminotran-1-2 domain-containing protein gives rise to the protein MTLSNRALEAEEGSKDMVIWDVITNLWDQSNPDGIVSLGVAENTLMHDVLKKHIHGNIALSNLAFTYGDGTTGTKRAKQAVARFLTRQLKPFRAIEPAHISMTNGCSAAIEHLSWAIADPGDAILLGQPYYGTFIPDLTCRFGAKLLPVPFNEVDPLGEDAVAKYEEVIVDAQKKGLKVKGLVISHPHNPLGRCYSRSALIGLMKLCQKYQVHFISDEIYALSTWPNTVDTNPPPVPFESALTIDTTGVIDPSLVHVLWGMSKDFGANGIRVGALISQANPSLHTALVAVGLYSSISSISDHVTINLLEDDAFVESYMAENRKKLATQYERAVSWAKKNDITYAPGVNAAFFLWVDLGKAYKARHTVGEKEDVTGLVMKKLLEKKVFLASGEAFGSEKPGWFRIVFSHPDEYLDMGLERVVEALQ